A single region of the Triticum dicoccoides isolate Atlit2015 ecotype Zavitan chromosome 2B, WEW_v2.0, whole genome shotgun sequence genome encodes:
- the LOC119363813 gene encoding CSC1-like protein ERD4 — MDISSFVTSLLTSFVIFAVLVLVFTWLSRRPGNAPVYYPSVLLRGLDPWEGRGRGTRSPVGWIRQAFAASEADVVAASGVDAAVYLVFLSSVLAILAFSGIVLLPVLLPVAGTDHALEDSTGRVPRNVTDFERLALGNVQDGSARLWAFIFAVYWVSFVTYFILWRSYKHVSNLRAAARSTSDVKPEEFAMLVRDVPVPPPNQTIKDSVDSYFRALHPDTFYKAMVVTDITKADKIFQEIEGHKHKIAHAEAVYAESKIANRPEGTRPTHRTGFLGLIGKKVDTLEYCNEKIKELLPKLEDEQKSTLSEKQQRAAFVFFNSRAAAASASQTLHAQMFDEWTVTEAPEPRAVIWTNLPRKIYDRQTRQTVVYLIVFVTVVFYMIPITAISAVTTLEQLRKKLPFLKVVVDQPLLKTVLQAYLPQIALIVFLALLPTLLVFLSKSEGIPSQSHVVRASSGKYFYFIVFNVFIGYAIGSSLFSALQKVIENPTGIVTTLGSRLPGNATFFLTFVALKFFVGYGLELSRLVPLIIFHLKRKYLCKTEDEVRAAWAPGDLGYNTRVPNDLLIVTLVMCYSVIAPLILPFGVAYFALGWLIAKNQVLRVYVPIYESNGRMWPHMHTRIIAALMIYQATMLGIIGLKRFYYSTILAPLLAISLIFAYTCHTRFYPAFAKTPLEVASQQLKETPNMSTIYTAYIPACLKPEKLEDVEVFEDAQSRTTSRAPSF; from the exons ATGGACATCTCGTCGTTCGTCACGTCGCTTCTGACGTCCTTCGTCATCTTCGCCGTGCTGGTCCTGGTGTTCACGTGGCTCTCGCGCCGCCCGGGGAACGCGCCGGTGTACTACCCGAGCGTGCTGCTGCGGGGGCTCGACCCGTGGGAGGGGCGCGGGCGGGGCACGCGCAGCCCCGTCGGCTGGATCCGCCAAGCGTTCGCGGCGTCCGAGGCCGACGTCGTTGCCGCCAGCGGAGTCGACGCCGCCGTCTACCTCGTCTTCCTCTCATCCG TTTTGGCAATCCTTGCGTTTTCCGGGATTGTGTTGCTTCCAGTTCTGTTACCAGTTGCTGGAACTGATCATGCCCTGGAGGATTCTACTGGCAGAGTGCCGCGGAATGTCACAGATTTTGAAAGATTAGCATTGGGCAATgttcaa GACGGAAGTGCGAGGCTGTGGGCATTTATATTTGCAGTCTATTGGGTCTCCTTTGTCACCTATTTCATACTATGGAGATCCTACAAGCATGTTTCAAATCTGAGAGCAGCGGCAAGATCAACATCAGACGTTAAACCAGAGGAGTTTGCCATGTTGGTGAGAGATGTTCCTGTTCCACCTCCTAATCAAACTATAAAGGACTCGGTGGACTCGTATTTCCGAGCACTTCATCCTGACACATTCTACAAAGCAATGGTTGTGACAGACATCACGAAG GCTGATAAAATTTTCCAAGAGATTGAAGGTCACAAACACAAAATTGCTCATGCTGAAGCTGTCTATGCAGAGTCAAAAATAGCAAACAGACCTGAGGGCACGAGGCCTACTCATAGGACGGGATTCCTTGGCCTTATCGGTAAAAAGGTTGACACGCTTGAGTATTGTAATGAGAAGATTAAGGAATTGCTGCCCAAACTGGAGGATGAACAGAAGAGCACCCTTAGTGAGAAACAGCAAAGGGCGGCCTTTGTCTTCTTCAACAGCAGAGCTGCCGCTGCCTCTGCATCTCAGACTCTCCATGCTCAGATGTTTGATGAATGGACAGTTACAGAAGCTCCTGAACCACGTGCTGTAATATGGAccaatcttccaaggaaaatatatGATAGGCAAACCAGACAGACTGTGGTCTACCTCATTGTCTTCGTCACCGTGGTTTTTTATATGATTCCCATTACTGCTATCTCTGCTGTTACAACGCTGGAACAACTGAGGAAGAAGCTGCCCTTTCTGAAGGTGGTTGTGGACCAACCTTTACTTAAGACAGTCTTACAAGCTTACCTGCCACAGATCGCCCTCATTGTTTTCCTTGCTTTGCTGCCAACACTTCTTGTGTTCCTGTCAAAGTCAGAAGGAATTCCTTCACAGAGCCATGTAGTAAGGGCATCATCAGGAAAATATTTCTACTTTATTGTCTTCAATGTATTCATTGGCTATGCAATTGGTTCCTCATTGTTCAGCGCTTTGCAAAAAGTCATCGAGAACCCTACTGGGATTGTTACGACGCTTGGCTCCAGGCTTCCTGGAAATGCAACTTTCTTCCTCACATTTGTTGCACTGAA ATTCTTTGTTGGATATGGGCTTGAGCTCTCTCGTTTGGTCCCCCTCATCATTTTCCACCTGAAAAGAAAGTACCTATGCAAGACAGAGGATGAGGTGAGAGCGGCATGGGCTCCAGGAGACCTGGGGTATAACACGCGGGTTCCGAATGACTTGCTTATCGTGACACTTGTGATGTGCTACTCCGTCATCGCGCCTTTGATTTTGCCATTTGGCGTTGCTTACTTTGCTCTGGGTTGGCTTATAGCAAAAAACCAG GTTCTGAGAGTTTATGTTCCTATTTATGAGAGCAACGGACGAATGTGGCCACACATGCACACAAGGATCATTGCAGCTCTCATGATTTACCAGGCAACCATGCTTGGTATCATCGGCCTGAAGAGGTTCTACTATTCTACTATCCTTGCCCCACTCCTCGCAATAAGCTTAATCTTTGCCTACACTTGCCATACACGCTTTTATCCTGCATTCGCCAAAACCCCTCTTGAGGTGGCAAGTCAGCAGCTGAAAGAGACGCCGAACATGAGCACCATTTACACCGCTTACATCCCTGCTTGCCTCAAGCCCGAGAAGCTCGAAGATGTGGAAGTCTTTGAAGACGCGCAGTCACGCACCACCTCCAGAGCTCCCTCTTTTTAA
- the LOC119363814 gene encoding pentatricopeptide repeat-containing protein At4g21065-like: MREAIAPAPPSTHPALRHCVALLRLHLQSPSVSAAKQIHARALRAAGVPLSHPLLAKHLLFHLASLRAGAPPLLYAVAVLSRLLPDPDPFSLNTVLRIAASSARPRLALALHRRRLAPPDTHTYPPLLQACTRLLALREGESLHAEASKNGLVALVFVKNSLVHHYGACGLFESAHRVFDEIPVLERNLVSWNSVMNGFAANGRPNEVLTIFRETFEVDLMPDGFTIVSVLNACAEIGAFALGRRVHVFTSKVGLVGNRHVGNALIDLYAKCGGVEDARKVFEEMGVGRTVVSWTSLIVGLAGNGFGKDALELFGLMEGEKLIPTDITMVGVLYACSHCGWVDDGFRYFNEMKDKYGIAPKIEHLGCMVDLLGRAGRVEEAHNYISTMPLEPNAVVWRTLLGACAMHKKLELGEAAWARLVELDPGHSGDYVLLSNLYAAVGRWADVHVLRKTMVTRGVRKNPGHSLVELRNSVYEFVMGDRSHPESDQIYQMLAEIAERLRRQGYDPRTSNVLADIEEEEKEAALNYHSERLAIAFALLKCLPGTPIRIVKNLRVCGDCHLVIKLISKVYDREIIVRDRSRFHHFKGGECSCKDYW, translated from the coding sequence ATGCGCGAGGCAATCGCTCCTGCACCACCTTCCACGCACCCGGCGCTGCGCCACTGCGTCGCGCTCCTCCGCCTCCACCTGCAGTCTCCCTCCGTCTCTGCCGCCAAGCAGATCCACGCGCGCGCGCTCCGTGCGGCTGGCGTGCCCCTCTCCCACCCTCTCCTCGCCAAGCACCTCCTCTTCCACCTAGCTTCTCTCCGCGCCGGCGCTCCCCCGCTCCTCTACGCCGTTGCCGTCCTCTCCCGCCTCCTCCCCGACCCGGACCCTTTCTCCCTCAACACCGTCCTCCGCATCGCCGCGTCCTCGGCGCGCCCACGCCTCGCGCtcgcgctccaccgccgccgcctcgcgccgcccgaCACGCACACCTACCCGCCGCTCCTCCAGGCCTGCACACGCCTCCTTGCCCTTCGCGAAGGCGAAAGCCTCCACGCCGAGGCCTCCAAGAACGGCCTGGTGGCGCTCGTCTTCGTCAAGAACTCGCTCGTCCACCACTATGGCGCGTGCGGCCTCTTTGAGAGCGCCCACAGGGTGTTCGACGAAATACCGGTGCTGGAGCGGAACCTCGTCTCATGGAACTCCGTCATGAACGGGTTCGCGGCCAATGGGAGGCCCAACGAGGTACTGACAATCTTCCGGGAGACGTTCGAGGTGGACCTCATGCCGGATGGATTCACCATTGTGAGTGTTTTGAATGCGTGTGCGGAGATCGGGGCGTTTGCTCTCGGGAGGAGGGTGCATGTGTTCACGTCGAAGGTTGGGTTAGTAGGGAACAGACATGTTGGGAACGCGCTGATTGACCTGTATGCCAAGTGCGGCGGAGTTGAGGATGCAAGGAAGGTGTTTGAGGAGATGGGGGTGGGAAGGACCGTCGTCTCATGGACGTCACTGATCGTGGGTTTGGCAGGGAATGGGTTTGGGAAGGATGCACTCGAGCTGTTTGGTCTGATGGAGGGGGAGAAGCTTATCCCTACTGATATCACTATGGTGGGAGTGCTGTATGCTTGTAGCCACTGCGGGTGGGTCGACGATGGGTTTCGATATTTCAATGAGATGAAGGACAAGTACGGCATAGCACCAAAGATTGAACATCTTGGATGTATGGTGGATCTGCTGGGGAGAGCTGGAAGAGTTGAGGAAGCACACAATTATATCAGCACGATGCCACTGGAGCCCAATGCTGTTGTGTGGCGGACATTGCTAGGTGCTTGTGCTATGCACAAGAAGCTGGAACTTGGGGAGGCTGCTTGGGCCCGGCTGGTTGAGCTTGACCCTGGGCACAGCGGCGACTATGTCCTCCTCTCAAATCTGTATGCTGCTGTTGGGAGGTGGGCAGATGTCCATGTCCTTAGGAAGACAATGGTCACGCgtggagtgaggaaaaacccagggCATAGCCTTGTGGAGCTCCGCAACTCGGTCTATGAGTTTGTTATGGGCGATAGATCACATCCTGAGAGTGATCAGATATACCAAATGCTTGCCGAGATAGCAGAGAGATTGAGGCGCCAAGGTTACGACCCCCGCACAAGCAATGTATTGGCAGATATAGAGGAGGAAGAGAAAGAGGCTGCATTAAACTACCATAGCGAGAGgctggccattgcctttgccttgcTGAAGTGTCTTCCTGGTACTCCTATCAGGATAGTGAAGAACTTGAGGGTGTGTGGAGACTGCCATTTGGTAATTAAGCTAATATCTAAGGTATATGACCGTGAAATCATTGTTAGGGATCGCAGTAGGTTCCACCATTTCAAAGGTGGAGAATGTTCATGTAAAGATTATTGGTAG
- the LOC119363815 gene encoding major pollen allergen Ole e 10-like: MKRKELIMNVILILACFIVCAAGAPQEKAESTTPIPTLSPPEGNTSFIDGVTWCVARPGVPQEDLQNALDWACGQGAADCSPLQPGGHCYQPNTLLLHASYAFNIFYQQNGNSDIACNFGGAGTITKRDPSFGPCKFLASETSAASALVLRSMRMICAALLTMLQLRVFQAVY, translated from the exons ATGAAGAGAAAGGAGCTGATCATGAACGTTATTTTGATCCTTGCGTGCTTCATTG TGTGCGCGGCAGGCGCGCCGCAGGAGAAGGCCGAGTCGACCACTCCGATCCCTACCCTGTCTCCTCCCGAGGGAAACACGAGCTTCATTGACGGTGTCACCTGGTGCGTCGCGCGGCCGGGAGTCCCCCAGGAGGACCTCCAGAACGCGCTGGACTGGGCGTGCGGCCAGGGCGCCGCCGACTGCTCGCCGCTGCAGCCGGGCGGCCATTGCTACCAGCCCAACACGCTGCTGTTGCACGCCTCCTACGCCTTCAACATCTTCTACCAGCAGAACGGCAATTCCGACATCGCCTGCAACTTCGGCGGCGCTGGAACCATCACCAAGAgggacccaa GTTTCGGGCCATGCAAGTTCCTGGCATCTGA GACTTCTGCTGCTTCAGCGCTCGTGTTGAGGAGCATGAGGATGATCTGTGCTGCGTTGCTGACCATGCTTCAGCTCAGAGTTTTCCAAGCTGTGTACTGA